The Erpetoichthys calabaricus chromosome 5, fErpCal1.3, whole genome shotgun sequence genome has a segment encoding these proteins:
- the LOC114652087 gene encoding loricrin-like isoform X2, with amino-acid sequence MKSLFLLLWVLGTSLSSPIIQQGIKSTSIRKSDYPLKAPRPSALSSAPSSPQVVVIPGDQNQQPPSSTSSLGSNIFVIRPFAKSESKKSKDAAQPSPITRIIGNQGPGSGNQPNVFVISPCPPSGRGGEAGPRAGMQAPPPVPPPSPPAAGSPIYIFPPSGRSSKGESGKQSQPPAQAPVQAPAASPAMPNIFIISQGPAGGESAQAKTPAPVPAAPPPPAPVQPSPPIFIFPPSGGSDSAGKGGGQQKPVPPPPPVAPPPPPPPSIFVFAPPSGGSEAADSAGSHTEVPHQAAPAPAPAMPGPPIFIFPPFYDGNGGNGEEERGDGGGAHASAAIPPGGTGGASQAPAPGTPIVIYPPDGSGPGGPVVQSAGPGSPFIIFPPSSGSPGGSLPGSKPAPGQGPIAGAGGGGGGAGYGGPAGGSSPSSPSAPGAPFVIVPGDGSGSGGPVVQGGGSGSPFVIFPGSAGPQGGSTGTSGRGDNGGQTMFFTSMGGGGAPVGYGGGGGGAGGSAGPTGGGPSKQPPIFMIPPYGSPSSGGSGAAGGGGGGWGTGFGGGADAGAGPTGGGPSQQSPPVFIINPFGSSPAGKPEGQAHSSSSSPPISSASAPGAPIVIFPPDGSASSGPVVQSGGPGSPFLIFPPGGSQGGAKSNGKSQSSGPAAGKGGGAGAGGGSSPQIFIFPLDGSGPTSIFPEAADGSFQNGNAGNGGDGSESSAPPGSPQIIMLPSFYEASAPPASPLRAPLSLSTKQFGASKSSSSKSFTKQLSTLANMKLIKSPQQLRALSRKTPMSRPKKR; translated from the exons ATAATACAACAGGGCATTAAGTCAACATCAATTAGAAAGTCAGATTATCCATTGAAAGCACCCCGACCATCTGCTCTATCATCTGCTCCATCATCTCCTCAAGTTGTGGTCATTCCAGGGGATCAAAATCAGCAACCACCCTCATCCACATCCTCCTTAGGTTCAAATATCTTTGTTATTCGCCCATTTGCAAAATCTGAGTCTAAGAAATCAAAGGATGCTGCACAGCCATCACCTATAACTCGTATTATAGGTAACCAAGGCCCAGGATCAGGAAATCAACCAAATGTATTTGTCATCAGCCCATGTCCTCCCAGTGGCAGGGGAGGTGAAGCTGGTCCCAGAGCTGGTATGCAAGCACCACCACCAGTACCACCTCCATCTCCTCCTGCTGCTGGGTCTCCTATCTATATTTTCCCTCCATCTGGACGATCTTCTAAGGGTGAATCAGGAAAGCAGAGCCAACCTCCAGCACAAGCACCAGTGCAAGCTCCTGCGGCATCCCCAGCAATGCCTAACATCTTTATCATTTCACAAGGCCCAGCAGGAGGAGAATCAGCTCAAGCAAAGACTCCTGCCCCAGTGCCAGCTGCACCTCCTCCACCAGCACCTGTTCAGCCATCACCTCCCATATTTATCTTTCCTCCATCTGGTGGGTCAGACTCAGCAGGAAAAGGAGGGGGACAGCAAAAACCtgtaccaccaccacctcctGTGGCTCCTCCACCCCCTCCACCTCCTTCCATATTTGTGTTTGCTCCACCTAGTGGTGGTTCCGAAGCAGCAGATTCTGCTGGATCACATACAGAAGTTCCACATCAAGCAGCTCCAGCACCAGCTCCAGCAATGCCAGGCCCACCCATTTTTATATTTCCACCATTTTATGACGGAAATGGTGGTAATGGAGAAGAGGAAAGAGGAGATGGAGGAGGAGCTCATGCATCTGCTGCAATACCGCCTGGTGGTACTGGTGGTGCTTCCCAAGCACCAGCTCCAGGGACTCCAATTGTCATTTATCCACCAGATGGCTCTGGACCTGGTGGTCCTGTGGTTCAGTCTGCTGGACCAGGGTCCCCTTTTATCATCTTTCCACCATCCTCTGGTTCCCCAGGTGGTTCTCTGCCAGGATCGAAACCAGCTCCAGGACAAGGACCTATAGCTGGAgcaggaggtggtggtggtggtgctggttATGGTGGACCAGCAGGTGGATCATCCCCATCTTCACCTAGTGCTCCAGGAGCACCATTTGTCATAGTTCCAGGTGATGGTAGTGGTTCAGGTGGTCCTGTGGTTCAAGGAGGAGGATCAGGTTCCCCATTTGTTATTTTCCCTGGTTCTGCTGGACCTCAGGGTGGTTCCACTGGAACCTCTGGACGAGGTGATAATGGAGGTCAAACGATGTTTTTCACATCAATGGGAGGGGGTGGTGCCCCTGTGGGATATGGTgggggaggaggaggagctgGTGGAAGTGCAGGACCAACTGGTGGAGGTCCATCTAAGCAGCCACCAATATTCATGATTCCTCCTTATGGTTCACCATCTTCTGGAGGATCAGGGGctgctggaggaggaggaggaggatggggGA CTGGGTTTGGTGGAGGAGCTGATGCAGGTGCAGGGCCAACTG GTGGAGGACCATCTCAACAATCACCTCCTGTATTTATCATCAATCCATTTGGTTCATCACCTGCTGGAAAACCAGAAGGGCAAGCACATTCTTCTTCCTCGAGTCCTCCAATTTCATCTGCTTCAGCTCCTGGAGCACCAATTGTCATATTTCCACCTGATGGTTCTGCTTCAAGTGGTCCTGTTGTTCAGTCAGGTGGCCCCGgctctccatttcttattttcccTCCTGGTGGATCTCAAGGAGGTGCAAAATCAAATGGCAAGTCTCAGTCATCAGGCCCTGCAGCTGGTAAAGGTGGAGGTGCAGGTGCAGGTGGGGGATCTAGTCCACAAATATTCATCTTCCCATTGGATGGCTCCGGCCCAACAAGTATATTTCCTGAAGCAGCTGATGGATCATTCCAGAATGGAAATGCAGGAAATGGGGGTGATGGCTCAGAATCTTCTGCACCCCCTGGTTCACCCCAAATTATCATGCTCCCTTCTTTTTATGAAGCCAGTGCTCCACCAGCAAGTCCATTACGTGCGCCGCTAAGTTTGTCAACAAAACAGTTTGGTGCCTCAAAATCATCATCTTCTAAATCATTCACAAAGCAATTATCCACCTTGGCCAATATGAAACTAATAAAGTCCCCACAGCAATTAAGAGCCTTAAGCCGCAAAACACCAATGAGTAGACCCAAGAAAAGATAA
- the LOC114652087 gene encoding collagen alpha-1(III) chain-like isoform X3 codes for MKSLFLLLWVLGTSLSSPIIQQGIKSTSIRKSDYPLKAPRPSALSSAPSSPQVVVIPGDQNQQPPSSTSSLGSNIFVIRPFAKSESKKSKDAAQPSPITRIIGNQGPGSGNQPNVFVISPCPPSGRGGEAGPRAGMQAPPPVPPPSPPAAGSPIYIFPPSGRSSKGESGKQSQPPAQAPVQAPAASPAMPNIFIISQGPAGGESAQAKTPAPVPAAPPPPAPVQPSPPIFIFPPSGGSDSAGKGGGQQKPVPPPPPVAPPPPPPPSIFVFAPPSGGSEAADSAGSHTEVPHQAAPAPAPAMPGPPIFIFPPFYDGNGGNGEEERGDGGGAHASAAIPPGGTGGASQAPAPGTPIVIYPPDGSGPGGPVVQSAGPGSPFIIFPPSSGSPGGSLPGSKPAPGQGPIAGAGGGGGGAGYGGPAGGSSPSSPSAPGAPFVIVPGDGSGSGGPVVQGGGSGSPFVIFPGSAGPQGGSTGTSGRGDNGGQTMFFTSMGGGGAPVGYGGGGGGAGAGPTGGGPSQQPQIFMIPPYGSSSSGGGGGTAAGFGGGGAAGGGPSQQSPPVFIINPFGSSPAGKPEGQAHSSSSSPPISSASAPGAPIVIFPPDGSASSGPVVQSGGPGSPFLIFPPGGSQGGAKSNGKSQSSGPAAGKGGGAGAGGGSSPQIFIFPLDGSGPTSIFPEAADGSFQNGNAGNGGDGSESSAPPGSPQIIMLPSFYEASAPPASPLRAPLSLSTKQFGASKSSSSKSFTKQLSTLANMKLIKSPQQLRALSRKTPMSRPKKR; via the exons ATAATACAACAGGGCATTAAGTCAACATCAATTAGAAAGTCAGATTATCCATTGAAAGCACCCCGACCATCTGCTCTATCATCTGCTCCATCATCTCCTCAAGTTGTGGTCATTCCAGGGGATCAAAATCAGCAACCACCCTCATCCACATCCTCCTTAGGTTCAAATATCTTTGTTATTCGCCCATTTGCAAAATCTGAGTCTAAGAAATCAAAGGATGCTGCACAGCCATCACCTATAACTCGTATTATAGGTAACCAAGGCCCAGGATCAGGAAATCAACCAAATGTATTTGTCATCAGCCCATGTCCTCCCAGTGGCAGGGGAGGTGAAGCTGGTCCCAGAGCTGGTATGCAAGCACCACCACCAGTACCACCTCCATCTCCTCCTGCTGCTGGGTCTCCTATCTATATTTTCCCTCCATCTGGACGATCTTCTAAGGGTGAATCAGGAAAGCAGAGCCAACCTCCAGCACAAGCACCAGTGCAAGCTCCTGCGGCATCCCCAGCAATGCCTAACATCTTTATCATTTCACAAGGCCCAGCAGGAGGAGAATCAGCTCAAGCAAAGACTCCTGCCCCAGTGCCAGCTGCACCTCCTCCACCAGCACCTGTTCAGCCATCACCTCCCATATTTATCTTTCCTCCATCTGGTGGGTCAGACTCAGCAGGAAAAGGAGGGGGACAGCAAAAACCtgtaccaccaccacctcctGTGGCTCCTCCACCCCCTCCACCTCCTTCCATATTTGTGTTTGCTCCACCTAGTGGTGGTTCCGAAGCAGCAGATTCTGCTGGATCACATACAGAAGTTCCACATCAAGCAGCTCCAGCACCAGCTCCAGCAATGCCAGGCCCACCCATTTTTATATTTCCACCATTTTATGACGGAAATGGTGGTAATGGAGAAGAGGAAAGAGGAGATGGAGGAGGAGCTCATGCATCTGCTGCAATACCGCCTGGTGGTACTGGTGGTGCTTCCCAAGCACCAGCTCCAGGGACTCCAATTGTCATTTATCCACCAGATGGCTCTGGACCTGGTGGTCCTGTGGTTCAGTCTGCTGGACCAGGGTCCCCTTTTATCATCTTTCCACCATCCTCTGGTTCCCCAGGTGGTTCTCTGCCAGGATCGAAACCAGCTCCAGGACAAGGACCTATAGCTGGAgcaggaggtggtggtggtggtgctggttATGGTGGACCAGCAGGTGGATCATCCCCATCTTCACCTAGTGCTCCAGGAGCACCATTTGTCATAGTTCCAGGTGATGGTAGTGGTTCAGGTGGTCCTGTGGTTCAAGGAGGAGGATCAGGTTCCCCATTTGTTATTTTCCCTGGTTCTGCTGGACCTCAGGGTGGTTCCACTGGAACCTCTGGACGAGGTGATAATGGAGGTCAAACGATGTTTTTCACATCAATGGGAGGGGGTGGTGCCCCTGTGGGATATGGTgggggaggaggaggagctg GTGCAGGGCCAACTGGTGGAGGCCCATCTCAACAACCACAAATATTTATGATACCTCCTTATGGTTCATCATCTTCTGGAGGAGGGGGAGGTACTGCAGCTGGTTTTGGTGGAGGAGGTGCTGCAGGTGGAGGACCATCTCAACAATCACCTCCTGTATTTATCATCAATCCATTTGGTTCATCACCTGCTGGAAAACCAGAAGGGCAAGCACATTCTTCTTCCTCGAGTCCTCCAATTTCATCTGCTTCAGCTCCTGGAGCACCAATTGTCATATTTCCACCTGATGGTTCTGCTTCAAGTGGTCCTGTTGTTCAGTCAGGTGGCCCCGgctctccatttcttattttcccTCCTGGTGGATCTCAAGGAGGTGCAAAATCAAATGGCAAGTCTCAGTCATCAGGCCCTGCAGCTGGTAAAGGTGGAGGTGCAGGTGCAGGTGGGGGATCTAGTCCACAAATATTCATCTTCCCATTGGATGGCTCCGGCCCAACAAGTATATTTCCTGAAGCAGCTGATGGATCATTCCAGAATGGAAATGCAGGAAATGGGGGTGATGGCTCAGAATCTTCTGCACCCCCTGGTTCACCCCAAATTATCATGCTCCCTTCTTTTTATGAAGCCAGTGCTCCACCAGCAAGTCCATTACGTGCGCCGCTAAGTTTGTCAACAAAACAGTTTGGTGCCTCAAAATCATCATCTTCTAAATCATTCACAAAGCAATTATCCACCTTGGCCAATATGAAACTAATAAAGTCCCCACAGCAATTAAGAGCCTTAAGCCGCAAAACACCAATGAGTAGACCCAAGAAAAGATAA
- the LOC114652087 gene encoding collagen alpha-1(I) chain-like isoform X1 has translation MKSLFLLLWVLGTSLSSPIIQQGIKSTSIRKSDYPLKAPRPSALSSAPSSPQVVVIPGDQNQQPPSSTSSLGSNIFVIRPFAKSESKKSKDAAQPSPITRIIGNQGPGSGNQPNVFVISPCPPSGRGGEAGPRAGMQAPPPVPPPSPPAAGSPIYIFPPSGRSSKGESGKQSQPPAQAPVQAPAASPAMPNIFIISQGPAGGESAQAKTPAPVPAAPPPPAPVQPSPPIFIFPPSGGSDSAGKGGGQQKPVPPPPPVAPPPPPPPSIFVFAPPSGGSEAADSAGSHTEVPHQAAPAPAPAMPGPPIFIFPPFYDGNGGNGEEERGDGGGAHASAAIPPGGTGGASQAPAPGTPIVIYPPDGSGPGGPVVQSAGPGSPFIIFPPSSGSPGGSLPGSKPAPGQGPIAGAGGGGGGAGYGGPAGGSSPSSPSAPGAPFVIVPGDGSGSGGPVVQGGGSGSPFVIFPGSAGPQGGSTGTSGRGDNGGQTMFFTSMGGGGAPVGYGGGGGGAGGSAGPTGGGPSKQPPIFMIPPYGSPSSGGSGAAGGGGGGWGTGFGGGADAGAGPTGGGPSQQPQIFMIPPYGSSSSGGGGGTAAGFGGGGAAGGGPSQQSPPVFIINPFGSSPAGKPEGQAHSSSSSPPISSASAPGAPIVIFPPDGSASSGPVVQSGGPGSPFLIFPPGGSQGGAKSNGKSQSSGPAAGKGGGAGAGGGSSPQIFIFPLDGSGPTSIFPEAADGSFQNGNAGNGGDGSESSAPPGSPQIIMLPSFYEASAPPASPLRAPLSLSTKQFGASKSSSSKSFTKQLSTLANMKLIKSPQQLRALSRKTPMSRPKKR, from the exons ATAATACAACAGGGCATTAAGTCAACATCAATTAGAAAGTCAGATTATCCATTGAAAGCACCCCGACCATCTGCTCTATCATCTGCTCCATCATCTCCTCAAGTTGTGGTCATTCCAGGGGATCAAAATCAGCAACCACCCTCATCCACATCCTCCTTAGGTTCAAATATCTTTGTTATTCGCCCATTTGCAAAATCTGAGTCTAAGAAATCAAAGGATGCTGCACAGCCATCACCTATAACTCGTATTATAGGTAACCAAGGCCCAGGATCAGGAAATCAACCAAATGTATTTGTCATCAGCCCATGTCCTCCCAGTGGCAGGGGAGGTGAAGCTGGTCCCAGAGCTGGTATGCAAGCACCACCACCAGTACCACCTCCATCTCCTCCTGCTGCTGGGTCTCCTATCTATATTTTCCCTCCATCTGGACGATCTTCTAAGGGTGAATCAGGAAAGCAGAGCCAACCTCCAGCACAAGCACCAGTGCAAGCTCCTGCGGCATCCCCAGCAATGCCTAACATCTTTATCATTTCACAAGGCCCAGCAGGAGGAGAATCAGCTCAAGCAAAGACTCCTGCCCCAGTGCCAGCTGCACCTCCTCCACCAGCACCTGTTCAGCCATCACCTCCCATATTTATCTTTCCTCCATCTGGTGGGTCAGACTCAGCAGGAAAAGGAGGGGGACAGCAAAAACCtgtaccaccaccacctcctGTGGCTCCTCCACCCCCTCCACCTCCTTCCATATTTGTGTTTGCTCCACCTAGTGGTGGTTCCGAAGCAGCAGATTCTGCTGGATCACATACAGAAGTTCCACATCAAGCAGCTCCAGCACCAGCTCCAGCAATGCCAGGCCCACCCATTTTTATATTTCCACCATTTTATGACGGAAATGGTGGTAATGGAGAAGAGGAAAGAGGAGATGGAGGAGGAGCTCATGCATCTGCTGCAATACCGCCTGGTGGTACTGGTGGTGCTTCCCAAGCACCAGCTCCAGGGACTCCAATTGTCATTTATCCACCAGATGGCTCTGGACCTGGTGGTCCTGTGGTTCAGTCTGCTGGACCAGGGTCCCCTTTTATCATCTTTCCACCATCCTCTGGTTCCCCAGGTGGTTCTCTGCCAGGATCGAAACCAGCTCCAGGACAAGGACCTATAGCTGGAgcaggaggtggtggtggtggtgctggttATGGTGGACCAGCAGGTGGATCATCCCCATCTTCACCTAGTGCTCCAGGAGCACCATTTGTCATAGTTCCAGGTGATGGTAGTGGTTCAGGTGGTCCTGTGGTTCAAGGAGGAGGATCAGGTTCCCCATTTGTTATTTTCCCTGGTTCTGCTGGACCTCAGGGTGGTTCCACTGGAACCTCTGGACGAGGTGATAATGGAGGTCAAACGATGTTTTTCACATCAATGGGAGGGGGTGGTGCCCCTGTGGGATATGGTgggggaggaggaggagctgGTGGAAGTGCAGGACCAACTGGTGGAGGTCCATCTAAGCAGCCACCAATATTCATGATTCCTCCTTATGGTTCACCATCTTCTGGAGGATCAGGGGctgctggaggaggaggaggaggatggggGA CTGGGTTTGGTGGAGGAGCTGATGCAGGTGCAGGGCCAACTGGTGGAGGCCCATCTCAACAACCACAAATATTTATGATACCTCCTTATGGTTCATCATCTTCTGGAGGAGGGGGAGGTACTGCAGCTGGTTTTGGTGGAGGAGGTGCTGCAGGTGGAGGACCATCTCAACAATCACCTCCTGTATTTATCATCAATCCATTTGGTTCATCACCTGCTGGAAAACCAGAAGGGCAAGCACATTCTTCTTCCTCGAGTCCTCCAATTTCATCTGCTTCAGCTCCTGGAGCACCAATTGTCATATTTCCACCTGATGGTTCTGCTTCAAGTGGTCCTGTTGTTCAGTCAGGTGGCCCCGgctctccatttcttattttcccTCCTGGTGGATCTCAAGGAGGTGCAAAATCAAATGGCAAGTCTCAGTCATCAGGCCCTGCAGCTGGTAAAGGTGGAGGTGCAGGTGCAGGTGGGGGATCTAGTCCACAAATATTCATCTTCCCATTGGATGGCTCCGGCCCAACAAGTATATTTCCTGAAGCAGCTGATGGATCATTCCAGAATGGAAATGCAGGAAATGGGGGTGATGGCTCAGAATCTTCTGCACCCCCTGGTTCACCCCAAATTATCATGCTCCCTTCTTTTTATGAAGCCAGTGCTCCACCAGCAAGTCCATTACGTGCGCCGCTAAGTTTGTCAACAAAACAGTTTGGTGCCTCAAAATCATCATCTTCTAAATCATTCACAAAGCAATTATCCACCTTGGCCAATATGAAACTAATAAAGTCCCCACAGCAATTAAGAGCCTTAAGCCGCAAAACACCAATGAGTAGACCCAAGAAAAGATAA
- the LOC114652087 gene encoding basic proline-rich protein-like isoform X4 produces MKSLFLLLWVLGTSLSSPIIQQGIKSTSIRKSDYPLKAPRPSALSSAPSSPQVVVIPGDQNQQPPSSTSSLGSNIFVIRPFAKSESKKSKDAAQPSPITRIIGNQGPGSGNQPNVFVISPCPPSGRGGEAGPRAGMQAPPPVPPPSPPAAGSPIYIFPPSGRSSKGESGKQSQPPAQAPVQAPAASPAMPNIFIISQGPAGGESAQAKTPAPVPAAPPPPAPVQPSPPIFIFPPSGGSDSAGKGGGQQKPVPPPPPVAPPPPPPPSIFVFAPPSGGSEAADSAGSHTEVPHQAAPAPAPAMPGPPIFIFPPFYDGNGGNGEEERGDGGGAHASAAIPPGGTGGASQAPAPGTPIVIYPPDGSGPGGPVVQSAGPGSPFIIFPPSSGSPGGSLPGSKPAPGQGPIAGAGGGGGGAGYGGPAGGSSPSSPSAPGAPFVIVPGDGSGSGGPVVQGGGSGSPFVIFPGSAGPQGGSTGTSGRGDNGGQTMFFTSMGGGGAPVGYGGGGGGAGAGPTGGGPSQQSPPVFIINPFGSSPAGKPEGQAHSSSSSPPISSASAPGAPIVIFPPDGSASSGPVVQSGGPGSPFLIFPPGGSQGGAKSNGKSQSSGPAAGKGGGAGAGGGSSPQIFIFPLDGSGPTSIFPEAADGSFQNGNAGNGGDGSESSAPPGSPQIIMLPSFYEASAPPASPLRAPLSLSTKQFGASKSSSSKSFTKQLSTLANMKLIKSPQQLRALSRKTPMSRPKKR; encoded by the exons ATAATACAACAGGGCATTAAGTCAACATCAATTAGAAAGTCAGATTATCCATTGAAAGCACCCCGACCATCTGCTCTATCATCTGCTCCATCATCTCCTCAAGTTGTGGTCATTCCAGGGGATCAAAATCAGCAACCACCCTCATCCACATCCTCCTTAGGTTCAAATATCTTTGTTATTCGCCCATTTGCAAAATCTGAGTCTAAGAAATCAAAGGATGCTGCACAGCCATCACCTATAACTCGTATTATAGGTAACCAAGGCCCAGGATCAGGAAATCAACCAAATGTATTTGTCATCAGCCCATGTCCTCCCAGTGGCAGGGGAGGTGAAGCTGGTCCCAGAGCTGGTATGCAAGCACCACCACCAGTACCACCTCCATCTCCTCCTGCTGCTGGGTCTCCTATCTATATTTTCCCTCCATCTGGACGATCTTCTAAGGGTGAATCAGGAAAGCAGAGCCAACCTCCAGCACAAGCACCAGTGCAAGCTCCTGCGGCATCCCCAGCAATGCCTAACATCTTTATCATTTCACAAGGCCCAGCAGGAGGAGAATCAGCTCAAGCAAAGACTCCTGCCCCAGTGCCAGCTGCACCTCCTCCACCAGCACCTGTTCAGCCATCACCTCCCATATTTATCTTTCCTCCATCTGGTGGGTCAGACTCAGCAGGAAAAGGAGGGGGACAGCAAAAACCtgtaccaccaccacctcctGTGGCTCCTCCACCCCCTCCACCTCCTTCCATATTTGTGTTTGCTCCACCTAGTGGTGGTTCCGAAGCAGCAGATTCTGCTGGATCACATACAGAAGTTCCACATCAAGCAGCTCCAGCACCAGCTCCAGCAATGCCAGGCCCACCCATTTTTATATTTCCACCATTTTATGACGGAAATGGTGGTAATGGAGAAGAGGAAAGAGGAGATGGAGGAGGAGCTCATGCATCTGCTGCAATACCGCCTGGTGGTACTGGTGGTGCTTCCCAAGCACCAGCTCCAGGGACTCCAATTGTCATTTATCCACCAGATGGCTCTGGACCTGGTGGTCCTGTGGTTCAGTCTGCTGGACCAGGGTCCCCTTTTATCATCTTTCCACCATCCTCTGGTTCCCCAGGTGGTTCTCTGCCAGGATCGAAACCAGCTCCAGGACAAGGACCTATAGCTGGAgcaggaggtggtggtggtggtgctggttATGGTGGACCAGCAGGTGGATCATCCCCATCTTCACCTAGTGCTCCAGGAGCACCATTTGTCATAGTTCCAGGTGATGGTAGTGGTTCAGGTGGTCCTGTGGTTCAAGGAGGAGGATCAGGTTCCCCATTTGTTATTTTCCCTGGTTCTGCTGGACCTCAGGGTGGTTCCACTGGAACCTCTGGACGAGGTGATAATGGAGGTCAAACGATGTTTTTCACATCAATGGGAGGGGGTGGTGCCCCTGTGGGATATGGTgggggaggaggaggagctg GTGCAGGGCCAACTG GTGGAGGACCATCTCAACAATCACCTCCTGTATTTATCATCAATCCATTTGGTTCATCACCTGCTGGAAAACCAGAAGGGCAAGCACATTCTTCTTCCTCGAGTCCTCCAATTTCATCTGCTTCAGCTCCTGGAGCACCAATTGTCATATTTCCACCTGATGGTTCTGCTTCAAGTGGTCCTGTTGTTCAGTCAGGTGGCCCCGgctctccatttcttattttcccTCCTGGTGGATCTCAAGGAGGTGCAAAATCAAATGGCAAGTCTCAGTCATCAGGCCCTGCAGCTGGTAAAGGTGGAGGTGCAGGTGCAGGTGGGGGATCTAGTCCACAAATATTCATCTTCCCATTGGATGGCTCCGGCCCAACAAGTATATTTCCTGAAGCAGCTGATGGATCATTCCAGAATGGAAATGCAGGAAATGGGGGTGATGGCTCAGAATCTTCTGCACCCCCTGGTTCACCCCAAATTATCATGCTCCCTTCTTTTTATGAAGCCAGTGCTCCACCAGCAAGTCCATTACGTGCGCCGCTAAGTTTGTCAACAAAACAGTTTGGTGCCTCAAAATCATCATCTTCTAAATCATTCACAAAGCAATTATCCACCTTGGCCAATATGAAACTAATAAAGTCCCCACAGCAATTAAGAGCCTTAAGCCGCAAAACACCAATGAGTAGACCCAAGAAAAGATAA